A window from Musa acuminata AAA Group cultivar baxijiao chromosome BXJ3-10, Cavendish_Baxijiao_AAA, whole genome shotgun sequence encodes these proteins:
- the LOC135651613 gene encoding protein transport protein SEC23 E-like, with protein MAEDLAVGGGGAAVAPDPDGPDGVRMTWNSWPRSKVEASKCVVPVAASVAPIRSSPSLVVLPYSPLRCKPPCAAVLNPFARVDFAAKIWICPFCFSRNHFPPHYAGISEANVPGELYPQCTTVEYAPPPLDAAAPPLPPVFLFVLDTCLIEEELGFVKSAMRRAIGLLPDQALVGLITFGTQVHLHELGFADMSKIYVFRGTKEIPKEQILDQLGLSASGVRHGAVAGAPGYPKGPQANGFHPSTSVNRFLLPTSDCEYTLNSLLDELQMDQWPVEAGNRPLRCTGVALSVAAGLLGACSSGTGARIIALVGGPCTIGPGMIVSKDLSEPVRSHKDLDKDAAPHFHKAVKFYDNLAKQLVNQGHVLDLFASALDQVGVAEMKVAVERTGGLVVLAESFGHSVFKDSFKQIFEDGEQSLGLSFNGTLEINCSKDIKIQGIIGPCTSLEKKGAVCADTVVGQGNTTSWKMCGLDRSTCLTVFFDISPSERSNQPGIPNPQLYVQFLTNYQNPEGQMRLRVTTITRTWVDGSNTEELVEGFDQETAAVVLARYISLKMEMEEEFDATRWLDRSLIRLCSRFGNYRKDDPSSFTLHPNFSILPQFIFNLRRSQFVQVFNNSPDETAYFRMLLNRESVSNSVVMIQPSLISYSFNSPPTPALLDVASISADRILLLDSYFSIVIFHGMTIAQWRNMGYQNQPEHQAFALLLQAPNDDAQMIIRERFPVPRLVICDQHGSQARFLLAKLNPSATYNSAQEVVPGSDVIFTDDVSLRVFCEHLQRLAVQS; from the exons ATGGCGGAGGACCTCGCCGTAGGCGGAGGCGGCGCCGCCGTCGCTCCTGACCCCGACGGCCCAGACGGCGTCCGCATGACCTGGAACTCTTGGCCCCGATCCAAGGTCGAGGCGAGCAAGTGCGTGGTCCCCGTCGCCGCCTCCGTCGCCCCGATCCGCTCCTCCCCCTCCCTCGTCGTTCTCCCCTACTCCCCGCTCCGCTGCAAGCCGCCTTGCGCGGCCGTCCTCAACCCCTTTGCCCGCGTCGACTTCGCCGCCAAGATCTGGATCTGCCCCTTCTGCTTCTCCCGCAACCACTTTCCTCCGCACTACGCTGGAATCAGCGAGGCCAACGTTCCCGGTGAGCTTTATCCCCAGTGCACCACTGTTGAGTACGCCCCACCGCCACTCGACGCCGCCGCCCCGCCGCTGCCACCCGTATTTCTTTTCGTCCTCGACACCTGCCTGATTGAGGAGGAACTCGGGTTCGTCAAGTCCGCCATGCGCCGTGCCATCGGATTGCTGCCCGACCAGGCCCTCGTAGGGCTCATCACCTTCGGTACCCAGGTCCACCTCCACGAGCTGGGCTTTGCGGATATGTCGAAGATCTACGTGTTCCGGGGAACGAAGGAGATCCCGAAAGAGCAGATCTTGGATCAGTTGGGGCTTTCCGCCTCGGGGGTTCGCCATGGTGCCGTTGCCGGAGCGCCAGGGTACCCGAAGGGACCCCAAGCAAATGGGTTTCATCCATCGACGTCTGTAAACAGATTCTTGCTTCCAACATCCGACTGTGAATACACCCTCAATTCT TTGCTGGATGAGTTACAGATGGATCAGTGGCCGGTGGAAGCTGGGAATCGTCCTTTGCGGTGTACAGGAGTTGCCCTCAGTGTAGCGGCTGGTCTTCTGGGAGCATGTAGTTCTGGTACTGGTGCCCGCATCATAGCTTTAGTTGGCGGGCCATGTACTATTGGTCCTGGAATG ATTGTGTCAAAAGATCTATCGGAGCCAGTGCGTTCACATAAAGACCTTGATAAAGATGCTGCTCCACATTTCCACAAAGCtgttaaattttatgataatcttGCCAAGCAGCTGGTTAACCAGGGTCATGTCTTGGACCTTTTCGCTTCAGCACTTGATCAG GTTGGGGTTGCAGAGATGAAAGTAGCAGTTGAAAGAACTGGTGGACTGGTTGTCCTTGCCGAAAGTTTTGGACATTCAGTTTTTAAAGATTCTTTTAAGCAGATTTTTGAGGATGGCGAGCAGTCGCTTGGCCTTTCTTTTAA TGGCACACTTGAGATCAATTGCTCAAAGGACATCAAAATTCAGGGAATTATTGGACCATGTACATCTTTGGAGAAG AAGGGCGCTGTTTGTGCTGACACTGTTGTAGGCCAAGGGAATACAACTTCATGGAAGATGTGTGGTCTTGATAGAAGTACTTGTTTGACTGTATTCTTTGATATTTCACCTAGTGAACGCTCAAATCAACCTGGAATTCCGAACCCACAATTATATGTACAATTCTTAACAaa CTATCAGAACCCTGAAGGCCAAATGAGGTTAAGGGTTACAACAATTACTAGGACATGGGTGGATGGTTCCAACACAGAG GAATTAGTTGAAGGGTTTGACCAGGAAACTGCAGCTGTTGTTTTAGCAAGATATATCTCCTTGAAAATGGAGATGGAG GAAGAGTTTGATGCAACACGATGGTTGGATAGATCTCTTATCCGTCTCTGCTCACGTTTTGGTAATTACAGAAAAGATGACCCTTCATCGTTTACACTACATCCGAATTTCTCAATACTACCACAGTTCATCTTTAATTTACGGCGTTCGCAGTTTGTTCAG GTTTTTAACAATAGCCCTGATGAGACTGCATATTTCCGTATGTTGTTGAATCGAGAGAGTGTCTCCAATTCTGTTGTCATGATCCAGCCTTCACTGATTTCTTATTCTTTTAATTCGCCTCCTACTCCTGCACTGTTAGATGTTGCATCTATATCTGCAGACCGTATTCTATTGCTCGATTCTTATTTCAGCATTGTAATTTTTCATGGTATGACCATTGCTCAGTGGCGCAATATGGGCTACCAGAATCAGCCAGAGCATCAG GCCTTTGCTCTGCTATTACAAGCACCGAACGATGATGCTCAAATGATTATCAGAGAGCGGTTCCCTGTTCCCAGATTAGTTATCTGCGATCAGCATGGTTCCCAG gcAAGATTTTTATTGGCCAAGTTGAACCCATCAGCCACATATAACTCTGCCCAGGAGGTAGTTCCGGGGAGTGATGTCATCTTTACCGATGATGTCAGCCTTCGAGTTTTCTGCGAGCATCTTCAGAGGCTGGCTGTTCAGTCATGA
- the LOC104000020 gene encoding putative zinc transporter At3g08650 isoform X2, with protein sequence MASLCRGLLVVLLVSVFLNASCIAESEKAIVKRIRTAPQRNLENVVIDGTGKIAGFDSSEGSFQGFDDRRVGNSRVSVSTVAWLTLAMAAATGLGSVPFFFVELEPQYAGVCNGLAAGVMLAASFDLIQEGQIYGSGNWVVLGILAGGIFILLCKKFLEQYGEVSMLDIKGADASKVILVVGIMTLHSFGEGSGVGVSFAGPKGLSQGLLVTLAIAVHNIPEGLAVSMVLASRGVSPHNAMLWSVITSLPQPIVAVPSFLCADTFHKVLPFCTGFAAGCMIWMVIAEVLPDAFKEAVPSQVASAGTLAVAFMETLSTVLQGFSHGHSSEDTSGFLVSLLFGLGPLLGGIILVAFALAFYLQHSLLIAGSAFYHMATACIPRLVRRRKASVNDIAFSSGFSISAITLQSFFACGAISLHALAEGLALGVAAPKAYGLGRHMVLPVSLHGLPRGAAVASCIFGATDSWRGALAASALTGLAGPTSAIGAILAGIDYNGLDYWMVFACGALVPSFGRILLRALRLEARKSTYGFLMGLGFASLCLMSTRLVCLHTPYCNSAPEAVT encoded by the exons ATGGCCTCACTGTGTAGAGGCCTGCTAGTGGTACTGCTTGTTTCTGTTTTTCTGAATGCTTCCTGCATTGCTGAGTCTGAGAAGGCAATTGTAAAAAGAATTCGAACAGCTCCTCAGAGAAACCTAGAAAATGTAGTCATTGATGGAACTGGCAAAATTGCTGGATTTGATAGCTCTGAAGGAAGTTTCCAAGGTTTCGATGACAGGAGAGTTGGTAATAGCAGAGTTTCAGTGTCAACTGTTGCATGGCTTACACTTGCCATGGCTGCAGCAACGGGTTTAGGTTCAGTTCCATTCTTCTTTGTAGAATTAGAGCCGCAATATGCGGGTGTTTGTAATGGTTTGGCTGCTGGAGTGATGCTTGCTGCAAGCTTTGATCTAATACAAGAAGGACAGATCTATGGTAGTGGAAACTGGGTGGTTTTGGGGATTTTAGCTGGTGGAATCTTCATTTTGCTTTGTAAGAAG TTCCTTGAACAATATGGAGAAGTAAGCATGTTGGATATCAAAGGTGCTGATGCAAGTAAAGTTATTCTTGTTGTTGGAATAATGACTCTTCATTCGTTTGGCGAGGGCTCTGGTGTTGGGGTATCTTTTGCTGGCCCAAAAGGATTATCTCAAGGTCTTTTGGTGACGTTAGCCATAGCAGTCCATAATATACCTGAAGGCTTGGCTGTAAGCATGGTACTTGCATCACGAGGGGTTTCTCCGCACAATGCAATGTTGTGGAGTGTCATAACATCCTTGCCACAG CCCATTGTTGCTGTCCCATCTTTCCTTTGTGCTGATACATTCCATAAAGTCCTGCCTTTCTGTACGGGCTTTGCTGCTGGCTGCATGATCTGGATGGTGATTGCAGAAGTTCTTCCTGATGCTTTCAAG GAAGCAGTTCCTTCTCAAGTTGCTTCTGCGGGTACCCTTGCTGTAGCATTCATGGAAACCTTAAGCACAGTGCTCCAAGGTTTTAGCCACGGCCACAG CTCTGAGGACACCTCTGGCTTTTTAGTATCGCTACTTTTTGGTCTTGGACCATTGCTGGGTGGCATCATCCTTGTTGCTTTTGCTCTTGCTTTCTACCTGCAACATTCACTTCTCATAG CTGGCTCTGCATTCTACCACATGGCCACAGCTTGCATCCCGAGGCTTGTTCGTCGCAGGAAGGCCTCCGTCAATGACATTGCATTTTCATCTGGTTTTTCCATCAGTGCAATCACTCTGCAATCATTTTTTGCATGTGGAGCTATCTCACTACATGCCTTGGCAGAGGGGCTTGCTTTGGGTGTGGCAGCCCCGAAGGCTTATGGACTCGGCCGTCACATGGTTCTTCCAGTGTCACTGCATGGGCTCCCCCGAGGTGCAGCTGTTGCAAGTTGTATCTTCGGAGCCACTGATAGCTGGCGAGGAGCCTTAGCTGCATCGGCCTTGACTGGACTCGCAGGTCCAACCTCGGCGATCGGAGCTATACTTGCGGGCATCGACTACAACGGCCTTGACTATTGGATGGTCTTCGCCTGTGGAGCACTGGTTCCTAGTTTTGGCAGGATACTACTGCGAGCATTGAGACTGGAAGCAAGGAAGAGCACATACGGGTTCCTCATGGGGCTTGGATTTGCATCTCTGTGTTTGATGTCCACTAGACTGGTTTGTTTACACACCCCTTACTGCAACTCAGCTCCCGAGGCTGTCACATAG
- the LOC104000017 gene encoding uncharacterized protein LOC104000017 isoform X2 — MPASSSAANRLPGILFSRALAPPLDSDLHPALKPQPRRRVRSPALPRAAAGARPRRCGAASGGRRSGPATPLLRWKFSEKPPSEPGRKVQDVGPGVPPPPTRISARKLAAGIWHLRPLGADGGGRGGGGERRRAPLGPESSAMEKATKWDPGSSMTTEEVYRFYRHLKLLEDQELNTVSTVSSLRTELERARARISELERERKLAKKKLDQFLNRLAEEKESWRSREHEKFRAIIEAMKADLGKERKKRQRTEIIHGKLVSELAEAKLTAKQLLQDYEKERKARELVEEVCDELAKEIGEDKAEIESLKMEAMKIQEEAEDEKKMLQMAEVWREERVQMKLIDAKLTLEEKYSELRDLKAELEAFLAARMTKDSDFASMKEAELLKGKADLVNIEVIKEFSYQPPLASEDIYAVIEELQPRQETNARDIKPCCVYSPRSHASKVNTASPGTDVFLEHPTKQHAHEMIDSNDDEDESDWETVSQAEEQGSSNSHDGSEPSVNDYCKQSYASVSETELKENGNNKLNNEIIEVSTTNAKSRKKVSSICRLWRSSAHDNVEDLKKRSLSNGRISTGTLASNNCEEYKKLSAEYTNGRPDGRISNGNLSPDMGLVEAGLSPRSIGHLNSPDLLNSHIPRGTKGCIEWPRSDQKHGLKAKLLEARMGSQKIQLRHVLKQKT; from the exons ATGccggcctcctcctccgccgccaatCGCCTCCCGGGAATCCTCTTCTCCAGAGCCCTGGCGCCGCCACTGGACTCCGATCTACACCCGGCGCTGAAGCCCCAACCGCGCCGCCGGGTACGGAGCCCCGCATTGCCCCGCGCTGCTGCCGGGGCCCGCCCGAGAAGATGCGGCGCTGCTTCCGGCGGGAGGAGGAGCGGCCCCGCCACCCCCCTGCTTCGCTGGAAGTTCAGCGAGAAACCCCCGTCGGAACCCGGCCGTAAGGTCCAGGACGTCGGCCCCGGAGTTCCGCCACCACCGACCCGCATCTCCGCGAGGAAGCTCGCGGCTGGGATCTGGCACCTGCGGCCTCTGGGTGCTGATGGAGGCGGCCGCGGCGGCGGAGGGGAAAGACGGCGGGCTCCTCTAGGTCCTGAG AGTTCTGCAATGGAGAAGGCAACTAAATGGGACCCTGGGAGCTCAATGACCACGGAGGAGGTCTACCGATTCTACCGTCACCTGAAGCTTCTTGAAGACCAGGAACTGAACACAGTTTCTACTGTTTCTTCTCTACGAACTGAGCTTGAAAGGGCTCGTGCCCGCATCAGTGAGCTTGAGAGAGAACGTAAATTGGCAAAGAAAAAGCTGGACCAATTCTTGAACAGGCTTGCTGAGGAGAAAGAATCGTGGCGGAGCAGGGAGCATGAGAAATTTAGAGCTATAATTGAGGCAATGAAGGCCGACCTTGGCAAAGAGAGGAAAAAGCGGCAAAGAACGGAGATCATCCATGGTAAGCTGGTCAGTGAGCTTGCTGAGGCCAAATTAACTGCAAAGCAGCTCTTGCAGGACTATGAGAAAGAACGCAAAGCTCGTGAACTTGTTGAAGAGGTTTGTGATGAGCTTGCGAAGGAGATtggcgaggacaaggctgaaattGAATCTCTGAAGATGGAAGCGATGAAGATACAAGAAGAAGCTGAAGACGAGAAGAAGATGTTGCAGATGGCCGAGGTATGGCGTGAAGAAAGGGTtcagatgaaattaattgatgcaaAGCTTACTCTTGAGGAGAAATATTCAGAACTGAGGGACCTAAAAGCGGAGTTAGAAGCATTTTTGGCTGCAAGAATGACTAAAGATTCGGACTTTGCATCAATGAAAGAGGCTGAGTTACTTAAAGGAAAAGCAGACTTGGTAAATATTGAAGTGATAAAAGAGTTCTCTTACCAGCCACCACTTGCTTCAGAAGACATTTATGCCGTCATTGAAGAACTCCAGCCAAGACAAGAAACTAATGCGAGAGACATCAAACCTTGCTGTGTTTATAGCCCTAGAAGCCATGCCTCCAAGGTTAACACAGCGAGTCCTGGGACAGATGTCTTTCTAGAACATCCAACAAAGCAGCATGCACATGAGATGATAGATAGCAATGATGATGAAGATGAAAGCGACTGGGAAACAGTTAGTCAAGCCGAGGAACAAGGCTCAAGCAATTCACATGATGGGAGCGAACCATCTGTCAATGATTACTGTAAACAAAGCTATGCTTCAGTAAGCGAAACGGAGTTGAAGGAGAATGGTAACAACAAACTAAACAATGAAATCATAGAGGTTTCTACTACAAATGCAAAATCAAGAAAGAAGGTGTCTTCAATATGTAGGCTTTGGAGATCATCAGCACATGATAATGTTGAAGACCTTAAGAAAAGGTCGCTGTCAAATGGAAGGATATCCACTGGAACCCTGGCTTCGAATAATTGCGAAGAGTACAAGAAGCTTTCAGCTGAGTATACAAATGGAAGACCAGATGGAAGGATCTCCAACGGAAATCTATCTCCTGACATGGGGTTGGTTGAAGCTGGTTTGAGCCCAAGAAGCATAGGACACTTAAACTCTCCCGACTTACTGAATTCTCACATTCCTCGCGGAACGAAGGGGTGCATCGAATGGCCACGAAGCGATCAGAAGCACGGGCTAAAGGCGAAGCTACTGGAGGCAAGGATGGGGAGCCAAAAGATTCAGCTGCGGCACGTCCTTAAACAGAAAACTTAG
- the LOC104000020 gene encoding putative zinc transporter At3g08650 isoform X1, with amino-acid sequence MASLCRGLLVVLLVSVFLNASCIAESEKAIVKRIRTAPQRNLENVVIDGTGKIAGFDSSEGSFQGFDDRRVGNSRVSVSTVAWLTLAMAAATGLGSVPFFFVELEPQYAGVCNGLAAGVMLAASFDLIQEGQIYGSGNWVVLGILAGGIFILLCKKFLEQYGEVSMLDIKGADASKVILVVGIMTLHSFGEGSGVGVSFAGPKGLSQGLLVTLAIAVHNIPEGLAVSMVLASRGVSPHNAMLWSVITSLPQPIVAVPSFLCADTFHKVLPFCTGFAAGCMIWMVIAEVLPDAFKEAVPSQVASAGTLAVAFMETLSTVLQGFSHGHSSEDTSGFLVSLLFGLGPLLGGIILVAFALAFYLQHSLLIGVASGIAFLLAIWRPLQLLMSSKIGFLSLSFFLAAGSAFYHMATACIPRLVRRRKASVNDIAFSSGFSISAITLQSFFACGAISLHALAEGLALGVAAPKAYGLGRHMVLPVSLHGLPRGAAVASCIFGATDSWRGALAASALTGLAGPTSAIGAILAGIDYNGLDYWMVFACGALVPSFGRILLRALRLEARKSTYGFLMGLGFASLCLMSTRLVCLHTPYCNSAPEAVT; translated from the exons ATGGCCTCACTGTGTAGAGGCCTGCTAGTGGTACTGCTTGTTTCTGTTTTTCTGAATGCTTCCTGCATTGCTGAGTCTGAGAAGGCAATTGTAAAAAGAATTCGAACAGCTCCTCAGAGAAACCTAGAAAATGTAGTCATTGATGGAACTGGCAAAATTGCTGGATTTGATAGCTCTGAAGGAAGTTTCCAAGGTTTCGATGACAGGAGAGTTGGTAATAGCAGAGTTTCAGTGTCAACTGTTGCATGGCTTACACTTGCCATGGCTGCAGCAACGGGTTTAGGTTCAGTTCCATTCTTCTTTGTAGAATTAGAGCCGCAATATGCGGGTGTTTGTAATGGTTTGGCTGCTGGAGTGATGCTTGCTGCAAGCTTTGATCTAATACAAGAAGGACAGATCTATGGTAGTGGAAACTGGGTGGTTTTGGGGATTTTAGCTGGTGGAATCTTCATTTTGCTTTGTAAGAAG TTCCTTGAACAATATGGAGAAGTAAGCATGTTGGATATCAAAGGTGCTGATGCAAGTAAAGTTATTCTTGTTGTTGGAATAATGACTCTTCATTCGTTTGGCGAGGGCTCTGGTGTTGGGGTATCTTTTGCTGGCCCAAAAGGATTATCTCAAGGTCTTTTGGTGACGTTAGCCATAGCAGTCCATAATATACCTGAAGGCTTGGCTGTAAGCATGGTACTTGCATCACGAGGGGTTTCTCCGCACAATGCAATGTTGTGGAGTGTCATAACATCCTTGCCACAG CCCATTGTTGCTGTCCCATCTTTCCTTTGTGCTGATACATTCCATAAAGTCCTGCCTTTCTGTACGGGCTTTGCTGCTGGCTGCATGATCTGGATGGTGATTGCAGAAGTTCTTCCTGATGCTTTCAAG GAAGCAGTTCCTTCTCAAGTTGCTTCTGCGGGTACCCTTGCTGTAGCATTCATGGAAACCTTAAGCACAGTGCTCCAAGGTTTTAGCCACGGCCACAG CTCTGAGGACACCTCTGGCTTTTTAGTATCGCTACTTTTTGGTCTTGGACCATTGCTGGGTGGCATCATCCTTGTTGCTTTTGCTCTTGCTTTCTACCTGCAACATTCACTTCTCATAGGTGTGGCTTCTGGAATAGCATTTCTTCTTGCTATATGGAGGCCCCTACAACTACTTATGTCGTCGAAGATTGGGTTCCTTTCCTTATCATTCTTCCTCGCAGCTGGCTCTGCATTCTACCACATGGCCACAGCTTGCATCCCGAGGCTTGTTCGTCGCAGGAAGGCCTCCGTCAATGACATTGCATTTTCATCTGGTTTTTCCATCAGTGCAATCACTCTGCAATCATTTTTTGCATGTGGAGCTATCTCACTACATGCCTTGGCAGAGGGGCTTGCTTTGGGTGTGGCAGCCCCGAAGGCTTATGGACTCGGCCGTCACATGGTTCTTCCAGTGTCACTGCATGGGCTCCCCCGAGGTGCAGCTGTTGCAAGTTGTATCTTCGGAGCCACTGATAGCTGGCGAGGAGCCTTAGCTGCATCGGCCTTGACTGGACTCGCAGGTCCAACCTCGGCGATCGGAGCTATACTTGCGGGCATCGACTACAACGGCCTTGACTATTGGATGGTCTTCGCCTGTGGAGCACTGGTTCCTAGTTTTGGCAGGATACTACTGCGAGCATTGAGACTGGAAGCAAGGAAGAGCACATACGGGTTCCTCATGGGGCTTGGATTTGCATCTCTGTGTTTGATGTCCACTAGACTGGTTTGTTTACACACCCCTTACTGCAACTCAGCTCCCGAGGCTGTCACATAG
- the LOC104000017 gene encoding MICOS complex subunit MIC60 isoform X1, producing the protein MPASSSAANRLPGILFSRALAPPLDSDLHPALKPQPRRRVRSPALPRAAAGARPRRCGAASGGRRSGPATPLLRWKFSEKPPSEPGRKVQDVGPGVPPPPTRISARKLAAGIWHLRPLGADGGGRGGGGERRRAPLGPELVPGCQEVQLFYNPLSTDLHVNKNRKNGHASPVSVLSPKYGDFHKSSAMEKATKWDPGSSMTTEEVYRFYRHLKLLEDQELNTVSTVSSLRTELERARARISELERERKLAKKKLDQFLNRLAEEKESWRSREHEKFRAIIEAMKADLGKERKKRQRTEIIHGKLVSELAEAKLTAKQLLQDYEKERKARELVEEVCDELAKEIGEDKAEIESLKMEAMKIQEEAEDEKKMLQMAEVWREERVQMKLIDAKLTLEEKYSELRDLKAELEAFLAARMTKDSDFASMKEAELLKGKADLVNIEVIKEFSYQPPLASEDIYAVIEELQPRQETNARDIKPCCVYSPRSHASKVNTASPGTDVFLEHPTKQHAHEMIDSNDDEDESDWETVSQAEEQGSSNSHDGSEPSVNDYCKQSYASVSETELKENGNNKLNNEIIEVSTTNAKSRKKVSSICRLWRSSAHDNVEDLKKRSLSNGRISTGTLASNNCEEYKKLSAEYTNGRPDGRISNGNLSPDMGLVEAGLSPRSIGHLNSPDLLNSHIPRGTKGCIEWPRSDQKHGLKAKLLEARMGSQKIQLRHVLKQKT; encoded by the exons ATGccggcctcctcctccgccgccaatCGCCTCCCGGGAATCCTCTTCTCCAGAGCCCTGGCGCCGCCACTGGACTCCGATCTACACCCGGCGCTGAAGCCCCAACCGCGCCGCCGGGTACGGAGCCCCGCATTGCCCCGCGCTGCTGCCGGGGCCCGCCCGAGAAGATGCGGCGCTGCTTCCGGCGGGAGGAGGAGCGGCCCCGCCACCCCCCTGCTTCGCTGGAAGTTCAGCGAGAAACCCCCGTCGGAACCCGGCCGTAAGGTCCAGGACGTCGGCCCCGGAGTTCCGCCACCACCGACCCGCATCTCCGCGAGGAAGCTCGCGGCTGGGATCTGGCACCTGCGGCCTCTGGGTGCTGATGGAGGCGGCCGCGGCGGCGGAGGGGAAAGACGGCGGGCTCCTCTAGGTCCTGAG CTTGTTCCTGGGTGTCAAGAAGTTCAGTTGTTTTATAATCCCCTTAGCACTGACCTCCATGTTAATAAGAATAGGAAGAATGGGCATGCCAGTCCTGTGTCTGTCTTAAGTCCCAAGTATGGTGATTTCCACAAG AGTTCTGCAATGGAGAAGGCAACTAAATGGGACCCTGGGAGCTCAATGACCACGGAGGAGGTCTACCGATTCTACCGTCACCTGAAGCTTCTTGAAGACCAGGAACTGAACACAGTTTCTACTGTTTCTTCTCTACGAACTGAGCTTGAAAGGGCTCGTGCCCGCATCAGTGAGCTTGAGAGAGAACGTAAATTGGCAAAGAAAAAGCTGGACCAATTCTTGAACAGGCTTGCTGAGGAGAAAGAATCGTGGCGGAGCAGGGAGCATGAGAAATTTAGAGCTATAATTGAGGCAATGAAGGCCGACCTTGGCAAAGAGAGGAAAAAGCGGCAAAGAACGGAGATCATCCATGGTAAGCTGGTCAGTGAGCTTGCTGAGGCCAAATTAACTGCAAAGCAGCTCTTGCAGGACTATGAGAAAGAACGCAAAGCTCGTGAACTTGTTGAAGAGGTTTGTGATGAGCTTGCGAAGGAGATtggcgaggacaaggctgaaattGAATCTCTGAAGATGGAAGCGATGAAGATACAAGAAGAAGCTGAAGACGAGAAGAAGATGTTGCAGATGGCCGAGGTATGGCGTGAAGAAAGGGTtcagatgaaattaattgatgcaaAGCTTACTCTTGAGGAGAAATATTCAGAACTGAGGGACCTAAAAGCGGAGTTAGAAGCATTTTTGGCTGCAAGAATGACTAAAGATTCGGACTTTGCATCAATGAAAGAGGCTGAGTTACTTAAAGGAAAAGCAGACTTGGTAAATATTGAAGTGATAAAAGAGTTCTCTTACCAGCCACCACTTGCTTCAGAAGACATTTATGCCGTCATTGAAGAACTCCAGCCAAGACAAGAAACTAATGCGAGAGACATCAAACCTTGCTGTGTTTATAGCCCTAGAAGCCATGCCTCCAAGGTTAACACAGCGAGTCCTGGGACAGATGTCTTTCTAGAACATCCAACAAAGCAGCATGCACATGAGATGATAGATAGCAATGATGATGAAGATGAAAGCGACTGGGAAACAGTTAGTCAAGCCGAGGAACAAGGCTCAAGCAATTCACATGATGGGAGCGAACCATCTGTCAATGATTACTGTAAACAAAGCTATGCTTCAGTAAGCGAAACGGAGTTGAAGGAGAATGGTAACAACAAACTAAACAATGAAATCATAGAGGTTTCTACTACAAATGCAAAATCAAGAAAGAAGGTGTCTTCAATATGTAGGCTTTGGAGATCATCAGCACATGATAATGTTGAAGACCTTAAGAAAAGGTCGCTGTCAAATGGAAGGATATCCACTGGAACCCTGGCTTCGAATAATTGCGAAGAGTACAAGAAGCTTTCAGCTGAGTATACAAATGGAAGACCAGATGGAAGGATCTCCAACGGAAATCTATCTCCTGACATGGGGTTGGTTGAAGCTGGTTTGAGCCCAAGAAGCATAGGACACTTAAACTCTCCCGACTTACTGAATTCTCACATTCCTCGCGGAACGAAGGGGTGCATCGAATGGCCACGAAGCGATCAGAAGCACGGGCTAAAGGCGAAGCTACTGGAGGCAAGGATGGGGAGCCAAAAGATTCAGCTGCGGCACGTCCTTAAACAGAAAACTTAG
- the LOC104000018 gene encoding uncharacterized protein LOC104000018 produces the protein MVCEKCEKKLAKVIVPDKWKEGASNTTESGGRKINENKLLSRKNRWTPYGNTKCIICKQQVHQDAKYCHTCAYSKGVCAMCGKQVLDTKLYKQSNV, from the exons ATGGTGTGTGAGAAGT GCGAGAAGAAGCTGGCCAAGGTGATCGTTCCGGACAAGTGGAAGGAGGGGGCCAGCAACACCACCGAGAGCGGCGGACGAAAGATCAACGAGAACAAGCTCCTCTCCAGGAAGAACAG GTGGACACCGTATGGAAATACTAAGTGCATAATATGCAAACAACAAGTACACCAGGATGCAAAATATTGTCATACTTGTGCATACTCTAAAG GTGTGTGTGCAATGTGTGGGAAGCAAGTTCTGGATACGAAGTTGTACAAGCAAAGTAATGTATGA